A window of Ancylothrix sp. D3o genomic DNA:
ATTTAGGTAAGTTTGTGAGTGATGCCGATAATGATGCGCTGGCTTACAGTATTAGTAATCCAGTTAACGGGACATTAGAAACACTAAATGATGGTCAAACAGTTGTATTTAAACCTGCCTCTAATTTTGCCGGAGTGGGGAGTTTTAAAATTTCAGTAGATGATGGGGGTTATGAAGTTTCGGAGACAATAAACATTAATGTATCAGATGCTCCTCTGATAAATTTAGAAATCATTAAAAGTAAAAAACAGCTAAATGTCGGAGAAACAATATCTTTAGAAGTGCAAGGAGATTTTGCTGATGCAGAAGATGTTGTTTTACCAGATTCTTATTTAACTTATGGCACAGAAAATGCAGAAATAGCCCAAATTTCAGCAAGTGGCGATGTTACAGCATCTTCCGAGGGAACGACAATTTTAAGTGTGAAGCGTAATAATATTTCGGCGGTAACAGCAGTTCGTGCCGGTCAATTGAAAACACCGCAGAATCAGGGGGAATTAAACGTAGCAATTGCTGAGTTATATGGGTTAGATTCTTACCCAGATGCGGTTACATTGCCGGTAGGTGGAACCCGACAATTGCTAGTAGGTTTAAATGAAGTACAAGAATCCCCAGATTTAAAACCAGCAGCTTCAGGAACTCGTTATTTTGTCAGTGATTCTAACATATTAAATGTGAGCGTAGATGGGCAAATAACAGCATTAAAAGAAGGGTTTGCCACTGTTACAATCGTTCATGGTGCAGCAGAAGAAATAATACCTGTGCGGGTAGGTACT
This region includes:
- a CDS encoding cadherin-like domain-containing protein, coding for DGVINNSDLELLNQNLGFVANTPAVITPSNILTHQELETTIDLGKFVSDADNDALAYSISNPVNGTLETLNDGQTVVFKPASNFAGVGSFKISVDDGGYEVSETININVSDAPLINLEIIKSKKQLNVGETISLEVQGDFADAEDVVLPDSYLTYGTENAEIAQISASGDVTASSEGTTILSVKRNNISAVTAVRAGQLKTPQNQGELNVAIAELYGLDSYPDAVTLPVGGTRQLLVGLNEVQESPDLKPAASGTRYFVSDSNILNVSVDGQITALKEGFATVTIVHGAAEEIIPVRVGTEVTGPATVGADGGIVKADDGSAVMIAPGALDANTTVSLTALNQAQLSLPIPEG